A window of the Bacillota bacterium genome harbors these coding sequences:
- a CDS encoding DUF2935 domain-containing protein — translation MAAYINKSSGGTPSTQGEFKKKHSFPGFIEEFLRLNLFWLRIMSEHALFIKLGLPCEEVALRSEAEQLQKEFARLLNEAQQIAKNPTKNEVFRLNREIWE, via the coding sequence ATGGCTGCGTATATTAATAAGTCTTCAGGAGGCACTCCATCCACACAAGGTGAGTTTAAGAAAAAACATTCTTTTCCAGGTTTTATAGAAGAATTCTTACGCTTAAATCTTTTCTGGTTAAGAATAATGAGTGAGCATGCCCTGTTTATCAAACTGGGATTGCCCTGTGAAGAAGTGGCGTTGCGTTCAGAAGCTGAGCAATTGCAAAAAGAATTTGCCCGCCTGCTTAATGAGGCTCAGCAAATAGCAAAAAACCCGACAAAAAATGAAGTGTTTAGGTTAAACCGAGAGATATGGGAGTAG